A region of the Perognathus longimembris pacificus isolate PPM17 chromosome 7, ASM2315922v1, whole genome shotgun sequence genome:
gtgtgtgtgagtcctgggtcttgaactcggggccttgtgctctccatTCGCTTTTTTCCTCCACTGACACCACACTTCCACTGCTGGtttgtttggtggtggttgtttctagctcattggagataagagtcccatggactttcctgcctgggctggctttgaaccttgatcctcaggtctcagcctcctgagtagctgggatgccaggcgtgagccgccagcctGGGGCCTCAGCCGACCTCGGTGCTCGAGGCTCTGGGATGATGCACTCCCAGGACTTGGGTTTCCTCCTCTGTGAAATGGGATAGGCCACTCCTCAGAGCCCGGGTCCCGGCTGAGGACAGgaagctgggggggtgggggggcctgctCACTGTTTTCTCCAGGTCTCCCCACCCACAGAGAGGCCTAGGCCTGGCTCCCAGCCTCACCATTGCAGCCCAGGCCTCTGACAGAGCTGATCCGGTCTATCCTCTGCCCGAAGCAGCCTCTTCTGAACACCTTCCGGGAGACTTGCCCCCTCGGGGCCTGGTAGGTGCTTCCGCTGTGCCCCAAGTCGCCGTCCACGGCCTCCCCAGATCCCGACGGGCTTTGGTAGTGTGGAAGCGATTCCGCGGCCGTGGGCTCTGCCTCCATCCCGGAGGACACCTGGCCCCTCACACGATCGAGCAGCTCCTGTGGTAGGTCAGGAAGCTGGGGTCTCAGCCACACACCCTGGGGCTCCCCCCCGCCCGGCGCCCAGTCCTTCAGCTTTTCCCAGTCTCCCCCCAGGCCAGCAGCCCCGCACCGTCCCTCTGGGCTCACCTGGATTTCCCCTGCCTCTGAACCCTGGCCCGAGGCTGCCAGCGGGTGGGGCCGGCCTCCCAGGGGCCACCAGGACCAGAGAAGGAGCAGCAGGATGGCGACGGAGGGCGCCATGGCGGGAGACCTGTGTGTCTGGAGGGCCCTGCCGCGGGAGTCGGGGCCCCGGCTGCTCTCCTGACTTCCCGGGGCGAGCCGTGGCCCTTTTATTGCGGGTCTGGGTGTCGGCCAGCCCTTCcccggaggggagggggagtTATCTCTGATTTATCAGCCACATTCCCGCAggctgagctcaggccctgagaatgCACCCCTCCAGGCCCGACTGACTGGAGAGGAGCACTGTGGGCCGGGGTGGCGGCTGGGGCGTCAGGCCATGTATAgaagtgggctgggctgggctggggggggcccCACCGACAGGGCTCCTCCATCTCTTGCTGCTTCCCTTCTGGCAGAAATCTGGAGGCCTTTCTGTGGCACGGTTCCCCTGTCCTCACCCCAACTGTAGTTGGAGGTGGCAGGGAGCACCCCGGGGTTCCCCAGACCCAACGTGGGGTGCAAGGGGGTTACTCATCCACAACAGCCCCAGCCAGTGACCCCCATCTTCCATCTGTCTCCCCTCCCAgggacttttgttttgttgttttcttttcggttggccatggggcttgaactcagggcctgggcacagtccctgagttctttaggctcaaggctagcgctctaccaactgGGAGCCACGGTGccgtttccagttttctggtggttaattgaaggtaagagtctcaccgactttcctgcccgagctggcattgaaccacagtcctcagatctcagcctcctgagtagccactggcaccaggccccTGGAGAGTTTCCCAGAGCCCCCCTCACTCAGCCTGGGCCTGGTTACCTTGTACCCCGCGTGGCGCTGTCCGCGGTGCTGACCACCCCAGGAGACCTTGGCATGAACTCTCAAGACGGCCAGAGAGACCCACGTGCGGCCAGGGGCGCAACACCACGGGGACCCCACCTTGCCGCCCGTGACCCCCAACCTTGTGAGCCTCTCCTTGTGAGGCTCCTTCTCCAAGGTCAACCGATTACCGCCCGAGAATGACAAAGGACGTGTGGAACGCTGCCCCTTACtgatttgactggaattctgCCTGCACGGCCTGGAGATGAGGTCATTCCAGAGGCCTTCCATGGCCTCTCTGGTGccagcctctctcctccctcccctaacCCCCCCCAGCCAAAAAACACTCcgggggggaaaaagaagagatgGCTCTCTACCGCGGGGAGCCAGTGACCCTTCTTCTCCTGATCACCAGGCTCACACTTGGGTCTGAGATGCCCATCTGTGATGATAAATGAGGCTGTGAGTGGTGGAGGGACgcctacctgtaatcccagcacttgggaggctgaggcaggaggggggggggttgggggccaAGCCAGGGCTACATGAAGATATAGTCATCATTGAAAAAgtacagggctaggaatgtggcctagtggtagagtgcttgcctcgtatacatgaagccctgggttcgattcctcagcaccacatagacagaaacagaagacggccagaagtagcgctgtggctcaagtggtagagcactagctttgagtaacaaaagctcaggaacaatacccaggacctgagttcaaagcccagaactggtgcacatgcatgcatgtgtgagcacacacacacacacacacacacacacacacgcatctgACAGGTATGGAGTGAAAAAAGAACCACTATTAATCCTCATTTTTCAGGCAAAGAAACCGAGTTCACATGACTTAATCTACGTGGGGGGGGAGgtgcgcacacgcacgtgccagtactctaccacatgagccataccttcTTGTCCagtttttttctagttaactggagataagagtctcacagatatccctgggcctgggctggctttgaactgtgattctcagatctcagatttctgagtagctaggatgacaggaatgagccactggcgcctggctgtgAATGAAAGCCTGGGGCAGGGAAGAGAAAGCCAAagaatgatctctctctctctctctccctatctctctccgcccccctcctcattctccctcccatTGCTACAATCTCCTAAGAAGGGATTCTGCCCCTATTGTCCTCATACCTGACATTCTGATGGCGTGGCGGAAGCTCCTGGAGCCAGCAGTCCTTGAAGCTAGATTACTTTGGACTTTCAGATTGTGTGACTAAATCTGCCTCTGCTGAGCTGACCAAGCCAACTCACGTTAGCTTTCTGCCACTTCCACTTCCCGCATTTTTCACCGACAGCTCCCTGGAGATGCTGCCTGCCATCTTCTTGTCACCGCCTGTCTTGTTTGGGGGAAGCTGCGCCATCTCTGCCCTTGGTGGCATCCCGGGCTCCCAGAATGTTCTGCACACTTTCTCATTTAGCTCCCGCCTCTTGCCATGCCCGCTAATCCCCTGAATGCTGACAAGAAATAGGAAATGTTCTTAATTACTAGCTTTCCAAAAGCGTTACGAGAGCAGGACAGAAAGACCGGAAGCCTGGTTTTGTCGTTGGTTTCCTCTGGTTTTTTCTCTCAGTCATGTCtgcaggaggggaggcaggggcagagggaCAGGCCCAGGAAGCAGCGGGCCTGACGTTTGCCTTCCAGTTGCATCTGCCCACATTGGGCACGCAGACGTCTCCCCACGAGGCCCAAGAGGAGTTTATTATTAAGAGGTTCGTCCCAGTGTGTCTGAAATCTCTGCGTTGGGGGACGCAGGGAgcggtaccggggcttgaactcggggcctcaagcCTTGCTTAGCTTTTGCACGTCGCCTCGTCCGGCTCTCTGACCGTCCGCTGGAGATGAGTCTGTAGCTctgtctgcctggactgacttcacaCCCAGGTCcccgggtctcagcctcccgagcggcTGGGATCACTTGGTGACCCTCCAGCCTCTGGGTGGACATCTGATATCTTCAAGGACTGGAAGGAATCTTCAAGGGGCCCTGGAGGGGTGGctgccggtggggggggggagtatggGGGGGGTCTCGCGGGCGCCCCCGTCTGGCCAGGGCAGGCACTCACTGCCCATCTGCAGACAtggcagccctcccccccccccactcccccaccccttgGCTGATCACAGGAGTTCCACCACTGGGCCCCGCCCCACCTCAGGGAAGAGAACGAGGCTCCTACCCCCCATCCTGGCATCCTGGCTCTGCTCTGAGCCACCCACCTCACTGGCCTGTCTCCCCACCTGTGCCGCCTGACAAGGTGGGCAGCCCCCCTGCGCTGCTGCTCCCCGTGAGGGAACAGGAACTGTGTCtatgggctgggaagatggcctcatggtagagcgcttgcctcatatacatgaagccctgggttcgattccccagcaccacatatatagaaaatgaccagaagagctgtggctcaagtggcagagtgctagccttgagcaaaaagaccagggacagtgctcaggctctgagttcaagccccaggactggccaaaaatacaaataaaaaataataataataaacaggaaCTGTGTCTAGACAGCAGCTCGTTCCgggccagcggggggggggggggggggacggggccacGCCTGTCTCCAACAACAAACTAGAgagcaggaaaggaggaaaaagaaggggggggagggagatccatgagactctcatctccaatgaatcacccaaaagccagaaggggagcggtggctgaagtggtagagcgccagccttgaatggaaaaacaaaagaaaaaaaaaacaaaataaatgtaaaaaaacccagcccccccccccatgaaaccTCCCAAGTGACCTTCCTTTGAAGGACCACCTGCCTTCCGTGAGGACCCTGGCTGATGCCGTCCGCCATCGTCATCCCCTTCGTCAGTGTCAGCTCCATCATCCTCCCTCTGAGtcggccgcctcctcctccccccgcgGCTGCAGCTGCACCTGCTCTTCACACAGCTTCCTGGCCATGACCAGGGCAGAGAGGCCGAGCCAGGCTGTCAGGATGGGGACAGAGGGAGCCCTCGGGCCTGCCCAGGCGGCAGGAAAGAGCCAGGCTGTCATTGACTAAGGCAGGCCTCTGGCTGGGGGCCTCCCACTCTCCGCTGCTGCGTCTCCCCGGGGGTCCCCAGACCAGCGGGGCTGGTGGGGAAGGGGTGATTCACACGTGACTGTCGTCCCAGCTCTCCCGCCTGGCCTGGCTCCGGCCGCTGGGACAGCTGGGCCTGGGCGGAGGGGCCGGGAGGCCTCCCGGTGGGCAGCTTCCCAACGGGATGTGGAGGGGGCAGCGGCGGACCCTCAGAGGAAGGTTCTGGACAGGCTGGACTCTCGGAGGAAGGTTCTGGACAGGCTCTTGTGGTGCAGCCACCTCATTTGAAATAGGCCACGCTTTCTTCCAGTAAGCAGGTACCACTGGGTTCCCGAGGCtcgcacctgtcattccagctactcaggagactgagagctgaggatcacagttcaaagccagcccaggcaaggaagtccctgggactcttcaataaaccactagaaaaccaagtggtagccttgagtcaaagagctcagggacagtacacacacacacacacacacacacacacacacacacactggggcttGTTCCTAGGGGAGTTGTTGAGTCCGGGAAGGTGATGTTGGAGACAAGACTTGGAGGAGGCAAGGAGGGAATGATGTTCCAGACAGAGGGAACcgccagtgcaaaggccctgtggcagGGATCCACAATGAAGGTGCTAGCCAGGCTCACTGCCTGTGGTGCTCTAGAGAGTGCTGGCCCGTGTCTTCCCGTTTCCAGTGGCTCCTGAGGGTCTTTGGCTCGGAGACGCTGCCTCTCTGCCACACCCCCCCCACTGCCGACACTCGGGTTCTCTTTGTCTGGGTCCCCTTTCCCTGGGTCTCCATGTTGTTCTTAAGGAGAGCTGTGATAGGATGTAGAGACACCCATTCAGAACCCTTAAGGACAGGTGCAGACTTCCTTTTAATAGGGCTTAGGGTGTGACCATTCCAGCTTCTAACCTGACAATTGTTGATTTCACGCTGTCagtcgtgtgtgtgcgcgtgcgtgcgcacacgcgcacacacaggtgtgcacacacacacacaggctggtgctggacttgaactcagaacctaggcactgtcctttagcttttttgcacaaggctgccATCTACCACGTgacccgcagctccacttccagctttttgctggatcattggagataatatatatatatcacagatTTGCCTTCCGGGCTGCTGGGCCTCGATCCTccgcgctcagcctcctgagccgctaGGCTGGCAGACGGGAGCCGCGGGGGGCCCGGCCTCTCCGGATGGTTCCTGGTGCCAGCACCCCGTGTGCAGGGCGAGGGGGAGGCGGGCGGCCCGAGGTCAGGGTCAGCTCATGAATGGCCGGGCCGTCGTGAATGGCTGTCCCGGAACCTACACAGCGGGTATTAATAGCGTGGCCTCCCAGGAGGACAGGCTGTACGGGAAGAGGCCTCGTGACGGCCCCACCCGGGAGCCCAGCGCCAGCCAAGGGGCCGCCTCGCCATTTCAGGAGAGAACTTTCTGCCCATTCTTCCAACAGCAGCCAGCCTCCCCCCCCATACCATCGCCTCCAGACCtggcacgcgggggggggggggggtctgatcACGTGCCAGCTCCAAGGGGCGGCTGGGCTTCCTGGTGCCTGCCACACCCCGGGACCGCCCTGCACCCCACATCTGAACCGACCTGGCCTCCTGCAAGGGCCTTCCAGCTCAGGGCTGGCTTCCTGCCTGTGTTCACGAGggaaggcctctctctctctctctctgtcctctcttcccCTTGGAGGTAGAAGAGGAAGTGAGGGGAAAGCACTTCATGGAGTACAAAATCCCTggttgttggggggtggggggcacaaagCTGAAGTCAGATTGGAGGGACCCCAAGCTCTAAGAATGGAAGATCCTGAGCTCCTTGTGCTGACTCTGgctccagtgcccaggccctgcctggCATACAGCAGGCGCTCAGCAAAGCGCTGTGGAATGGGTAAACGAGCACCTGACACGCCCGTTTAGAAAAGAGGTGATGGAGCCAGGcacggtggctcgtgcctgtaaccctggctaccctggaagcagagctctgagggttatggtttgaagccagtctgggaagataaatccatgagaccctataCTGCcactgaaccagcaaaaagctggcagtggaagtgtggctcaagtggtacagcaccagcattgagcaaaaacaattgaagcaagagtgtgagacccctgagttcaagccctagtaccagcacaaattaaagtaatagtaataatacttGTCTGTATTTGTTAGCTATTGCTGTGTAACATAATCTGCCCAAAATTTGGTATCTTAAAACAAcaatcacttcattttttttctttttttggccagtcctggggcttggactctggacctgagcactgtccctggcttttctttgctcaaggctagcactctgccacctgagccacagcgccccttctggccattttctatatatgtggtgctggggaatcgaactgagagcttcatgtatatgaggcaggcactcttgccactaggccatatccccagcccacaaagggACATTATTTCATGTAGTAAAAGACTTCtttctttccgtgtgtgtgtgtgtgtgtgtgtgtgtgtgtgcacgcacgcacgtgctGGTACcaagacttgagctcagggccttgcactcatgcttggctttttcaatcaaggctaagAGCTCCAATCCAGATTCCTGGTGATTCATTCCCTTGAAGCACATAGgggtctcacagacgttcctgcctaggctggcttcaaaccgccatcctcagacctcagtctcccaagtggccAGGtatgattacaagtatgagcccctGGCGTCTGAGTTTCCTGTTTCCTACACTGGCCACATTGCATCTGAAATGTCACCAGATGCCAGTATTCTAGGAAAGAGCATTCCAGGCAGAGGACAGGAAGATGGCCTGAGGGGCGGGAGGAAGCGCAGGGCTAGCTCCTCGCTGCCCAAGGCTGGTTGCCTAATGCAGACTGGAAAATCTTCACCAGCAATGCCTCtgacaaaggcttaatatccaaaatatgccAGGAGCTCAAGAAACGGACCCCTTCCCAAACGAATCAACCAATCACTAAGTGGGCAAGGCAGCTatggagagacttctctgaagaagaggtaagaaaggCAAAGAAACGCGTGAGGAAATGTGCCTCGTccctggctataaaggaaatgcaaatcaaaacagctctGAGATCCATCGCACCCCAGTTAGACCAGCCAACATCAGGAaatcaaacaacaaatgttggcagggatgtggggaaaaggagCCCTGTTGTgctgctggtaggaatgtaagctCGCACTATTAAGGGGTTTGAAATGTTacagggttcaagggaggggagttcccatccctccaagagcccaccactcagagacagtctcaagcaaaaggatggatttattggggaagcaaaaagcaaactgaccggccagggacccagtgcagactcgggagctgccaccgtgaccccagcagtcctcaaattggggtttataaaagtaaaagcatAGATAGCACAGATGtcggggcttgacgcagggggtagagcacgcaATAAGTTCACTGATGTAGGAGgctgacgcagggggtagagaaaataacaaacaagttaagcaagccatttacagaagcagaattttggggtcaggttgacctaatctactcccaacatttcctaccatgtttccctactcaagatggagtcagctgtactccctacaagagtacaaccactctggacagcaatcTGGAGGTagaccttccctacaacccagccataccaatcCTGGCATCTCCCCTGAGTATCACGAGGCAGGATGCCATAAAGACACCCGcgcacccatgttcattgctgcactgttcacaacagACATgccatggaaacagcccagatgccccacaatagatgtgAGGATCCAAAACacgtggtacctgtacacaatggaattttactcatccattagaaggagtaagattatgtcatttgcagggaaatggatgggcctagaacaaatcatgttaagtgaggtaaaccaagctcagagaagCAATTAgcgtgtgttttctctcatatatgaaagcTAGACCTAAGATATACCAaatcatgataaattatacagaactctaagcgttcacacacagtgagtgagactaaaggaggatgctcttaggggaggaacacaaaggtgtaacttctctgaatatttaaaatactatttaccaaatgaatttcaggaaatggaaataggatTTCGCTGTTGTTGTATtagtgtttgcttttgttttctctttagggGCAAAagtgggacacagaaatggagggagggagggtgaacaaatgcaggccTGGTATTCAGTAGACATCACGTAAAAAAtgagctatgcaacttgtgggcagggacgggAGGGGGAAGCTgggcaaagagaaggaaagggcgagggcagggaatgtggcctagtggtaaaagggcttgccttgtatacatgaagccctgggttcgagtcctcagcaccacatacatagaaaaagccagaagtggcgctgtggctcaagtgatagagccaaaagaagggacagtgctcaggccctgagttcaagccccaggactggcaaaaaaaaaaaaaaaaagcacttgctTGTAGAGAAGAAAGGGGCGGCAGTGTCCAAGAAAAAATggactcattacttgacttgtgaaatcataacaacaaaattgtttaaaacaaaatcttTAGGCCAAGTCctggtggctataatcctagctactcaggaagctgagatctgaggatcacagttcaaggccagcctgagcaagaagactatgagactcttatctccaattaaaccaccagagtgctgtaagtggagctgtggctctagtggtagaatgctagccttgagcacaaaagctcaggggcaggacccaggcccagagttcaagccgcaagaCCAGCATgcggacacacacatacacacacacacttgtgtaaaGTGTCAGTGCtggagcccaggcagagaaaggagattgaatcagctcacccctgccccccgccgGAAGAGGACGGACAGAAGCAATTTATTGACTCCACATTGCCGTCAAGGTACTGACGTGAACTTCCAGATGGTGCGAGAAGAGCTTTGAACGCCGCATTAATAACTGGTCTTGGGGGAACTGTGGTCTGGTGGGTTTTTCCTGCAGGATTGTCGGGTGCGGCCTTGTCCTAGGACCTTATCATGATAAGAAAGTCTTTCTggaaggaggggtgggggctggatAAGTGAATTTTCTCTCCCGACATGTGGGTGATAAAAGTCCTGATGACTTCCGGagagaaaagctggaagaagtGAAAACTGTGCCAGCTggggacaacaacaaaaaagtgtttgaggagaaggaaaaggaaaagctacCCCTGGGGCTCGGCGCCTCCTCTCTGAGGTCCTGCCTGGCCGCCCCTCCTCGTGGCCGGGACCTGGGAAGCATCCATGAGGAGACACTCTCTCCCCCAGCTCCGAGCTGTCAGCGCCCTCGGTGGCGTCCGGATGGAGCTCTGTCACTCCACAGCTGATAAAGCCCCAGCTCCCGGCCCGGGCCTCCAGGCCCGGATAAGCCGGGGCTGTCAGCAGGTGCCCGGCCGGCGCCTGCCGCCCATCCTCGCCCCGTGCACCCGCTCTGAGCTTCCTGCTGTCTGTTTACAGCCCAGACGGCCACCTTGATGTGACCCACCCGCCGGGCCCACCCTCGCCTCGGCAGGACCGGGAAGACGCATGT
Encoded here:
- the Nppb gene encoding natriuretic peptides B; translation: MAPSVAILLLLLWSWWPLGGRPHPLAASGQGSEAGEIQELLDRVRGQVSSGMEAEPTAAESLPHYQSPSGSGEAVDGDLGHSGSTYQAPRGQVSRKVFRRGCFGQRIDRISSVRGLGCNVLKPT